ATGTAATGATCAAACTTTAAGTTGATGCGATTAACTCCCCAGAAGGAGTTTGTTAAATAACAGCGCCTggaaaactaaaagtaaaacatgaCCAATCTGACTTTTCAGTCTGATGACTAGTATAGAAATGTTGATTAATGACGCTTTAATGACTGCTTTCCATTTAGGAGCTCTAGTTGCAGCACCTTGtagtggtgcatgctgggttaTGGTCATGCCTGAATGGAAAAAGGTCATCGTTAATGTCAGAGCCATCGGGTGCTTTTCCTGCTGTGATGACCCAACATGTCTGCCGTAGTGAATgttctgttttgtttatttacagtTCAACAGCAGGAATACGAGCAGTGCACGCGTGATGGAACAGTATTTATTTGACGGCAGTCATATATAGCTCAAAGCCATGTGTATCAACCAACAAGCAGTACAAAAGTTATTCTCTTGCACAAAATGTCCCCAAAACAAATGACACATTCTCAATTGTTAACCAGTTTTTGGCTGTTATTGTTCTTTGGAAGCTTGTTCAGAAATCAAGGAGGTGTGGGTGTATTTTAAAACACGACAGGTAAGATCCAGGAAGACTTTTTGATCCGTTCTTTGTCTACTTACTACTGCATTCAATGCACAGTACGTCTTTGCATAATCTAAAATTTACCAATCGTAggtctcactccttcacaagaGGTTAGTACTTagatatgtttgtgtgtctaaaaacaaaaagatctgCCACATAAAATACACAGTTGGATTGAATGACATTCATCTGCTACCAGACAGCATGATTTACATCAGAGGTCAAAGAGTTGTTCAGTTTTTAGGTTTGGTGAAACGTTGTGATGCCTTCAGATGCTTCTACGTCCTCCTTACATTTGCAAAAGGTTCAGTCCAATTCGGTCCGTCGTGATGCAGCTGAGGTACGAGGTTCCATGAGGCTTGTGGTTGAcactcccttccttccttccttccttccttgtcACCCACCCGATTAAACATAGCGGCGGTAAATTTGACAAAACACCAAGGAAGGTAATGGTACGATCACAGCAGCAAAatggttattttttctttttaccgaGACGTTGCGTCGTACAGTAACGCGTCCGTGTACCGTGCAGACAAACTACTGCAGCCTGTGTTGACACCTGCAGCATGTGACGGCACGTCCGTTGCAACGCGCCAAGAGCTGGTGAGTCCTTCGTGCGAGCGTAGTTTTGGGATGTGCGGGCAAATTGTGGGAACAAGAGTAACATTGTTGTCCGAAGTTCTCCGGGGCTGGAGGTGATCGGGGAGGTTCCGGCCGTTAGGAAGTAGGGAGTCATCGCGCGGTGCTGCCGGACACGGAGCTGCttcccgagctggagccgctggAGCCCCGGTCCTCGTAGATGGAAATCTCTATCTGGTGGGAGAgttaagggaggaaaaaaaagtgccGTGGAGAAACGTTTATTAAGATCCAGAAACTTCTACGCAAGGATACAACACGCATTCCCCGGTCTATGGGATCTGTGACCAGCAGCCCTCTGGGAGCGTAGACCTTCTCATTCTGCTCCTGTATGTACTTGGCGATCTTCTTCAGCACCTAACGCacagtacaaaaaaacaaaaggaagaatGCTCTGCAAGCCCGGATATGTGATCATCAATCAAATGAGATGCATCTGGCGTGAGGTTGCCAGTCTGACCTTCTCGTAGCGCGTCTCCatgcagaggaagatgaggtaCGCTGTGGCGCAGGCCAGACAGCCCTCAAGGTAGGACTGGCCTCCTATCTTTTCTGCCTCTGCATAGTAGTTGTTCAACGTCTTCACAGTGTCTTCAAACAGCGTCCGCTCAATCTGGAGACACGCGGAGAGTCAAGCGGAGCAGGGTTAGGGTGGAAAAAGCACAGGCTCAGTGCCACAAAGGTCCAAATTCAAATGGGAACCTTTCGGATGAATGATGTGAGCTGTCTTTACCACAAGGACCCCAAATACAACTTTTATACCCATTGTTCTATGTGGCTAACgtctatatttgtatttattgtctacTGTTCAGTGTTATGTTGTGTTAACCTCACAACACAAGTTGTGCGAGGAAGGGAGGGATGACGCGGGTACAATATTTTGAAAAGTGGGGTGTTGCATTCCAACcaatttatttgtctttttgtaaTTCTCAAATACACCTGTCAGATACACCAATGTGGGTGTATGTTCATGAGTTAATACAAGGTCTAAGATGTTTGTATTCGGCTACTGATGAATTGGATCTTTCTTCATATAGACATGGTTGTCTACAGTAATTAATTACCACATAGTAAGGcattaatgaataaatgagcGTAATAACAGTAAAACTCCTATGATGGCTACAATAATACATACAGTTAAATAAGCATGCCGGGATTAAATGACAACCCAACATGACAGCGGCTGTCTCCTCACCCTGCTCTCCAGCTCGGAGGGGAACTTGGTCTGAAACCTGCAGGTGGTCCCTTCGCTGTAGTCTCTCTGGATGAAGACTTTATTAGCCAGAGACGCACTGTGCCTCAACTCCTGCAGATTGTGGAACTGAGGaggaccaaacacacacacacaataatagtGAGGTTTGATACAATATGTCTCTACGAGCCCCCATAAAGAGCTTCATCTCCCTCCACGCTGGCTTCACTCGCAGTGTGTGCAAACAGCAGCCGCTTTGGAAATGTAGGATGATAGAGGAGATGTGATCAATCACTGTCTCAGTGTCTGCACTAAATTCTGCCCCGTCTGTTGGAGCACAGCCAAGCAGTGGACATAGtatctttacacacacacacacacacacacacacacacacacacacatttcattacaGCTCACAACAGATCGATCCGCTGGGACgtgatgaggcagatgaggGCCGCCCAGCGTCTTGTGACTAAGTGTGTATGCAGGGACAATGTGCAATGTGCACGACATAAAAGTGTATCCCGGATAACCAACAACTGTTTGGAACTatcatatatatttgtttttaatgcatttccGATTCAGGCTGAAATATAGCACC
The sequence above is a segment of the Gasterosteus aculeatus chromosome 9, fGasAcu3.hap1.1, whole genome shotgun sequence genome. Coding sequences within it:
- the golga7ba gene encoding golgin A7 family, member Ba encodes the protein MKGRVPTAAGGNMATEFHNLQELRHSASLANKVFIQRDYSEGTTCRFQTKFPSELESRIERTLFEDTVKTLNNYYAEAEKIGGQSYLEGCLACATAYLIFLCMETRYEKVLKKIAKYIQEQNEKVYAPRGLLVTDPIDRGMRVIEISIYEDRGSSGSSSGSSSVSGSTAR